In the genome of Corynebacterium glucuronolyticum DSM 44120, the window TCGCCCAATTAAAGCGAGACGGGGATTTGGATACTGCCCTCTATTTTGCCAAAGGGTGCATGGAAGAAATGGTGCACGCGGCGAGAGAAAATCCAGCTAATGTGATGGAATTTTACGTAAGTCAGGTACTCATCATCCAGCACAAGCAGCGGGACTATGTGGGAGAGCTGGAAACTCTGGATTACTGGTTGGGCCTCCAGCTACCTGCCTCTAGACAGGATCTCCACGTCAATCTTCTGAAAAGACAAGCCAAGGCGCAAGAGATGGCGGCTAAGAGGAGCGGAACCGATCCTGCGCCCTACACAGCAGAGTGGAAGCGGCTCGTTGAACTGGAAAAAGAAACCAAGAAATCTCAGGTTGACTCAGGTTCACTCACCGGCAGGTCAGCGGCTGGATTGGACTCTATAGCGACGGTCAGTCGGCACGCACCACGGAGATATGCAGCATCTCCGGAGGCACTTGCGAAGCCGAAATTCGTTGCCGTTGACTTTGAGACAGCTAACCGGTCCTCGAGGTCTGCGTGTCAAATCGCTATGGTCAAGGTCGAGTACGGCCAGATCGTAGATAGATTCTCTACGCTGCTTAAACCTCCACCGGGGCACGATGAATTTGAATTCACGTATCTCCATGGCATCTCGGCTCGCGATGTCGCGGATGCTCCAAGCTGGAAGTTTGTCGAACCTTACATACGAGCTTTTGTTGACCGCCTGCCTGTGTATGCACACAATGCGTCTTTCGACAGGGGAGTATGGGTGAGCATGGATTCTTACTACGGAACGAGGACGCTGCCGGAAGAGTTTTACTGTTCTTATCGCACTGCAAAGAGGCTGATTCCTGGCCTGGAAAACTACAAGCTACCCACCGTTACCAAGGCAATCGCGCCATGGTTCCGTCTTGATCACCACCGCGCTGACTCGGATGCCGAGGCCTGTGCGCTGATCGTTATAGGTTTGCAGATGTTGGAGAACTACTCAGAAGATGAGAGGCCAAAGCAATAAGCGACCCGGAGTATTTATGCTGGAAGAACGATCGAGTCAATGAACTCCTTAGCTTCTTTACTTCTCGTCGCGTGCCGGAGCCAGACTGCGGTAAGTGGCCGGGTGAAGGTAACCTCAGCGGGAACGGCGATGAGGCGACCAAGCTGAA includes:
- a CDS encoding 3'-5' exonuclease, which translates into the protein MGFVDFISNLLSGDNADSRNHRNDTAPGIDNVLGGLEEGGLPNQPLAAPTSHYPQFSVARSVESSAPLPWLEPKQAIRMPTFEGRYICDWVNPIAQLKRDGDLDTALYFAKGCMEEMVHAARENPANVMEFYVSQVLIIQHKQRDYVGELETLDYWLGLQLPASRQDLHVNLLKRQAKAQEMAAKRSGTDPAPYTAEWKRLVELEKETKKSQVDSGSLTGRSAAGLDSIATVSRHAPRRYAASPEALAKPKFVAVDFETANRSSRSACQIAMVKVEYGQIVDRFSTLLKPPPGHDEFEFTYLHGISARDVADAPSWKFVEPYIRAFVDRLPVYAHNASFDRGVWVSMDSYYGTRTLPEEFYCSYRTAKRLIPGLENYKLPTVTKAIAPWFRLDHHRADSDAEACALIVIGLQMLENYSEDERPKQ